In the Leptospira limi genome, one interval contains:
- a CDS encoding methyl-accepting chemotaxis protein, which translates to MKFKWEPNSLRTKLISLTILSVTLACGLTGFLSYYVGRSTIISKLESFDMVKILESKSATIDSILERAKETAVIIASDHNTIRWAKAGEPTGDLSEQVFKNLTSYKEKLGYITYLGLINPKTKNYWDYSAKKIDTLSDKDSDDSWFFDLIQSKKELVINMDYTAEYKSYAIFVNGVTIENGTPVLISSLGINVSVASKQFTKQDQFGGESWLVDGKGSIQLALDSQLLDKEISQAFPEEVVSELKSANEAIHIFSGKDSNGKHCLYGSYQLHSVPWRVIYRVPVSAMTKSLDSIAVLTIFSILFSVIVVSIGMGYVLTKVTHAIREASMLMNRISHNELSFEVPKIQLERKDEIGGMAKSLEKMRHNLISIVQKIQSLSESITGKSSHLSSLASDSSATIEEIASSVQELSASAENVSASAEEISSQSNSMIETLNLLGNEMELVSKGAEKIEGKASELESFVGKSLIDAKSLFETINVKIQSAVKDAEAIKEIRELASMIAEIGDQTNLLSLNAAIEAARAGEHGRGFAVVATEVSNLAGKSQETVKKIVELNHKLEKAMMEMVDSVKELLNMITGKVIPDYETVVASGKEYKSQSEEINALAKRTFMLAKEISSSISEVHHAIISVSEAMNQNALALGEISSGTNQMSEVSMQTADSSAELNQTAIDMKDIAYQFKIDSKM; encoded by the coding sequence ATGAAATTCAAATGGGAGCCAAATTCGCTTCGTACAAAACTGATCAGTTTAACCATCCTTTCTGTCACTCTTGCTTGTGGGTTAACTGGTTTTCTCAGTTATTATGTTGGGAGAAGTACGATCATTTCAAAATTAGAAAGTTTTGATATGGTGAAGATTTTAGAATCCAAATCAGCAACCATTGATTCTATTTTGGAACGTGCAAAGGAAACTGCAGTGATCATTGCGTCCGATCACAATACCATTCGTTGGGCCAAAGCAGGAGAACCAACTGGTGACCTATCCGAACAAGTGTTTAAGAATTTAACTTCTTACAAAGAAAAATTAGGTTATATTACGTATTTGGGACTCATCAATCCCAAGACAAAAAATTATTGGGATTATTCTGCTAAAAAAATTGATACATTAAGTGACAAAGACTCGGATGATAGTTGGTTTTTTGATCTCATCCAATCCAAAAAAGAACTTGTGATCAATATGGATTACACTGCCGAATACAAGTCATACGCAATCTTTGTAAATGGTGTAACCATCGAAAATGGAACTCCTGTTCTCATCAGTTCTCTTGGGATCAATGTATCGGTTGCTTCTAAACAATTCACAAAACAAGACCAATTTGGGGGAGAAAGTTGGCTCGTAGATGGGAAAGGGAGCATCCAACTTGCACTTGATAGCCAACTTCTAGACAAAGAGATCAGCCAAGCATTTCCAGAAGAGGTTGTTTCCGAATTAAAATCTGCGAACGAAGCAATACATATTTTTTCAGGAAAGGATTCAAATGGCAAACATTGTTTGTATGGTAGTTACCAATTACATTCAGTTCCTTGGCGAGTGATCTACCGTGTTCCAGTTTCTGCCATGACAAAGTCATTGGATTCCATAGCAGTTTTAACGATCTTTAGTATCCTGTTTTCAGTGATCGTTGTCTCGATTGGTATGGGATATGTGTTAACAAAAGTAACACATGCAATACGCGAAGCCTCTATGTTGATGAATCGAATTTCTCATAATGAATTGTCTTTCGAAGTTCCTAAAATCCAATTAGAACGAAAGGATGAAATTGGCGGAATGGCAAAAAGTTTGGAGAAAATGCGCCATAACTTAATTTCGATTGTTCAAAAAATCCAGAGTTTATCAGAATCCATAACTGGTAAAAGTTCCCATCTATCTTCGTTAGCTTCTGATTCTTCCGCTACCATTGAAGAGATTGCTTCTTCAGTCCAAGAACTTTCTGCAAGTGCTGAAAATGTATCAGCTTCTGCCGAAGAGATTTCTTCTCAATCCAATTCAATGATTGAAACTCTCAATCTATTAGGAAACGAAATGGAATTGGTTTCGAAAGGAGCAGAAAAAATTGAAGGAAAAGCTAGCGAATTGGAATCTTTTGTTGGGAAATCATTAATCGATGCCAAATCCTTATTTGAAACCATCAATGTCAAAATCCAAAGTGCAGTAAAAGATGCGGAAGCGATAAAAGAGATTCGTGAGTTGGCAAGTATGATTGCTGAAATTGGAGACCAGACAAATTTACTCTCTCTCAATGCGGCCATTGAAGCAGCAAGAGCAGGTGAACATGGAAGGGGTTTTGCTGTGGTTGCTACAGAAGTTTCTAATTTAGCAGGTAAGTCACAAGAAACTGTCAAAAAGATCGTGGAACTGAATCACAAACTAGAAAAAGCAATGATGGAAATGGTTGATTCAGTAAAAGAACTATTGAATATGATCACTGGGAAAGTGATTCCTGATTACGAAACTGTAGTTGCATCCGGAAAGGAATACAAAAGCCAATCAGAAGAGATTAATGCATTGGCAAAACGAACATTTATGTTGGCAAAAGAAATCAGTAGTAGCATCAGTGAAGTGCACCATGCAATTATTTCCGTTTCGGAAGCAATGAACCAAAATGCTTTGGCATTAGGTGAGATCAGTTCTGGAACCAATCAAATGAGTGAAGTTTCCATGCAAACAGCAGATAGTTCCGCTGAGTTAAACCAAACTGCAATTGATATGAAAGACATTGCTTACCAATTTAAAATCGATTCGAAAATGTAA
- a CDS encoding VOC family protein, which translates to MSRPFKVLGIQQVAIGGESKEKLSKFWVEVMGLTKVSDYKSEKENVDEDILSMGNGQYKVEIDLMQPIDPNKSPKVHDPKLNHIGLWIDHLEACVEYLTKQGVRFTPGGIRKGAAGYNVCFIHPKGNEEFPLCSEGVLVELVQAPEDVIKALG; encoded by the coding sequence ATGTCACGTCCATTTAAAGTGTTAGGGATCCAACAAGTTGCCATTGGTGGAGAATCCAAAGAAAAATTATCGAAATTTTGGGTTGAAGTGATGGGACTTACAAAAGTTTCCGATTACAAAAGTGAAAAAGAGAATGTCGACGAGGACATCCTTTCCATGGGAAATGGACAATACAAGGTTGAAATTGATCTGATGCAACCGATTGATCCAAACAAAAGTCCAAAAGTACACGATCCAAAACTCAACCACATTGGCCTTTGGATTGATCATTTAGAAGCCTGTGTGGAATACCTCACCAAACAAGGCGTAAGGTTCACACCTGGTGGAATTCGAAAAGGAGCGGCCGGTTATAATGTTTGTTTCATCCACCCGAAAGGAAACGAAGAGTTTCCACTTTGTAGTGAAGGGGTTCTTGTTGAATTAGTGCAAGCACCTGAGGATGTGATCAAAGCACTCGGATAA
- a CDS encoding lipocalin family protein, whose translation MPINQKWKLSVFFILIVTFLQCSPSFFQNEKNSSNLENPFLPLLSVSLGTYLSPSRFDAYAEKNIDWNRFLGTWIEIKRIDNPFQSGLTNVSAEYSLREDGNIRVKNQGTSSNGVTTIEGIALLPDPNLGKLKVSFLYPIFFGDYLILKIDRQGYQTALIGGPESNFLWIFSREKTISQSIETEYILYAQTIGYDTNRLQKF comes from the coding sequence TTGCCAATCAATCAAAAATGGAAACTATCGGTTTTCTTTATTTTAATCGTAACATTCTTACAATGTTCTCCTTCGTTTTTTCAAAATGAAAAAAACTCTTCTAATTTGGAGAACCCCTTCCTTCCACTACTCTCTGTTAGTTTAGGAACTTACCTTTCACCTTCACGTTTTGATGCCTATGCAGAAAAAAATATTGATTGGAATCGTTTTTTAGGAACGTGGATTGAGATCAAACGCATTGACAATCCATTCCAATCCGGACTCACAAATGTTTCTGCAGAATACTCACTGCGAGAAGATGGAAATATCCGAGTGAAAAACCAAGGTACATCCTCAAATGGCGTAACTACCATTGAAGGGATAGCCCTTTTACCAGATCCGAATCTCGGTAAATTAAAGGTTAGTTTTTTATACCCAATTTTTTTTGGTGATTATTTGATTCTTAAAATTGACCGCCAAGGGTACCAAACAGCCCTCATCGGTGGGCCAGAATCTAATTTTTTATGGATCTTTTCCAGAGAGAAAACAATTTCGCAATCGATCGAAACAGAATATATTTTGTATGCACAAACGATTGGTTATGATACCAACCGTTTGCAAAAATTCTAA
- a CDS encoding S41 family peptidase: MKISFHFPVFLILLFFSLFTCKPGQTKNSNPAGPKLDSIETYKKESKYPYLYTGKINLEHFIKLKNDIAILHLTNDKLNTKASIAGAIRKVYEFVSIDFTPKSFYELNLKNPEIIPQGTILPTEDPNIILIKKNPAYKKESQDWEFKKRIELHQHFISLNLDIHDLETHLDKIHSIAKHDPNLMQNQNETLEKIIFLAMLGYTEEIDPHTRVYDAKEIKADTSFNVLNNISHRIITGYPDILYIKIKNFLQFNDQFTIASATKKIIEHELTEKKNNQNTIGALLIDLRESEQSNLIELRKFLSLFTSTQNLFSIRNRYEANIYPSLKGDPILWDGPMGILVGPKTTAGGELVAGSLRENKKAIILGSRTFGQGTFQLFYEVGKKTGYFYAITNSKMVLPSGEEIQGFGILPDIIIEDPNKESNIPHETKFWNWIKPTNAKNPFIPKNIQTKLEEKMGVNQTNKGLFAEENPTDLDPVFTQSIEYYKTYLSSQNELK, from the coding sequence ATGAAGATTTCTTTTCATTTTCCTGTTTTTCTAATCCTACTTTTCTTTTCACTTTTTACTTGTAAACCTGGTCAGACAAAAAACTCAAACCCAGCTGGCCCAAAGCTTGATTCCATTGAAACATACAAAAAAGAATCTAAATACCCCTACCTCTATACGGGTAAAATTAATTTAGAACATTTTATCAAATTAAAAAATGACATCGCTATATTACATTTAACAAACGATAAATTAAATACCAAAGCCTCAATTGCAGGAGCTATCCGAAAGGTATACGAATTTGTTTCCATTGATTTTACTCCCAAAAGTTTTTATGAATTGAATCTAAAAAATCCTGAAATCATCCCACAAGGAACCATCCTCCCGACAGAGGATCCGAATATTATACTGATTAAAAAAAATCCCGCTTACAAAAAAGAATCACAAGATTGGGAGTTCAAAAAACGAATTGAGTTACACCAACATTTCATTTCCTTAAACTTGGATATCCATGATTTGGAAACACACTTGGATAAAATTCACTCAATAGCTAAACATGATCCCAATCTAATGCAAAATCAAAATGAAACCCTTGAAAAAATTATCTTTTTGGCAATGTTAGGTTATACGGAAGAGATAGACCCACACACACGGGTTTACGATGCCAAAGAAATCAAAGCAGATACATCGTTTAATGTTTTAAACAATATTTCGCACCGAATCATCACTGGATACCCTGATATTCTTTATATCAAAATCAAAAATTTCCTCCAATTTAATGACCAATTCACCATCGCAAGTGCGACTAAAAAAATCATTGAACATGAATTAACTGAAAAAAAGAACAATCAGAATACGATTGGTGCTTTACTCATAGATTTAAGAGAAAGTGAACAATCAAATCTCATTGAACTTAGAAAATTTTTATCCTTATTCACATCTACACAAAACTTATTTAGCATACGCAACAGATATGAAGCCAATATTTATCCATCTCTGAAAGGGGATCCTATTCTTTGGGATGGTCCTATGGGAATCTTAGTTGGTCCCAAAACAACTGCGGGAGGAGAATTAGTTGCTGGAAGTTTACGAGAAAACAAAAAGGCAATCATTTTAGGTTCCCGTACCTTTGGACAAGGCACCTTTCAATTGTTTTACGAAGTTGGCAAAAAAACAGGATACTTTTATGCGATTACGAATTCAAAGATGGTGTTACCTTCCGGGGAAGAAATCCAAGGATTTGGAATTTTACCTGATATCATCATTGAGGATCCAAACAAAGAATCCAATATCCCTCATGAGACAAAATTTTGGAATTGGATCAAACCTACAAATGCCAAAAACCCATTCATACCAAAAAACATCCAAACCAAACTGGAAGAAAAAATGGGGGTGAACCAAACAAACAAGGGTTTGTTTGCGGAAGAGAACCCTACCGATTTAGACCCAGTGTTTACCCAATCCATCGAATACTATAAAACATATTTGAGTTCTCAGAATGAACTGAAATAA
- a CDS encoding PAS domain S-box protein codes for MISPVKFIANKPELCEFVFEKASFGFLVWDTNVGIVYPSPVATKSMGLTIDQPFPEECILTHSGTKIHSEKAGTDSILGRICFDPSSSAGFPFRIHTKEFYDLGKKFILLALDSVSEGKEKIFPPILQSLEISRDLFTSSFRYSNIGMDISNPHGEMIEVNPIFCEWLGYQAEELKEKTLSEFTHPDDLAVELAYLEKLNRGLIPSFQIKKRYLTKDNQTIWAILNKSIIRDHLGNPIYYLAQTLNITDSIQSEMELRSISRLLDQMANLAKIGGWDLDLKTNQANWTNVTKRIHEVSDDFVPSVETGLQFYHSEESRNKITNAVQELLETGKEYDLELEMVTAKGNQTWIRTIGRAEYEDDRVVKIYGIIQDINERKKWEMALASQTAILWSFVEHAPAAVAMLDQEMRYVALSQRWIDDYKIPLTKEEIIGKCHYEIFPNIGEEWKNIHSRGLKGEILKRDEDIWRPPGWGKDQVIQWEIRPWSLLSGGIGGILMFTRDITESYETKLELKHAKELAENAYSAKSEFLANMSHEIRTPLNGIIGYSDLLAETLVDTSFNEYAQIVKQSAHTLLNIVNDILDFSKAEAGKLQLAEEANDLKKLVLEAIKIMDIQAIIKGLDIRLFIDENIPQTLMFDSNRLRQVLLNLIGNAIKFTEKGFIECRLVRLDTSEENEVKIRISVKDTGIGIAKENQKKIFDSFTQEDFSTTRKFGGTGLGLAICKQLLSLMKSNLKLNSEVGEGSEFYFEIPFRIPEHDPILQKESIVTTIESKGFSDSNTKEQTIKILVVEDNAVNMGLMKNFIKRIIDDALILEAENGEEAIAVFQKESPNLILMDIQMPIKNGYDATIEIRKIHKGKEIPIIAVTAGIIAGEKEKCFEVGMNDYLSKPIQKENLKQMLLKWLDTINSSIKSK; via the coding sequence ATGATAAGTCCAGTCAAATTCATCGCAAACAAACCAGAGTTATGTGAATTTGTATTTGAAAAAGCTTCTTTCGGATTTTTAGTATGGGACACAAACGTGGGCATTGTGTACCCAAGTCCAGTGGCAACAAAATCAATGGGGCTTACCATCGACCAACCATTCCCGGAGGAATGTATTTTAACCCACTCTGGTACTAAGATACATTCCGAAAAAGCAGGTACCGATTCCATTCTAGGTAGAATTTGTTTTGATCCTAGCAGTAGTGCAGGTTTTCCTTTTCGGATCCATACGAAAGAATTCTATGATTTAGGTAAAAAATTTATTTTGTTAGCCCTGGACTCTGTTTCAGAAGGAAAAGAAAAAATATTCCCTCCCATTTTACAATCTTTAGAAATTTCTAGAGATTTATTTACATCTTCCTTTCGGTATTCGAATATTGGAATGGATATCTCAAATCCACATGGAGAGATGATAGAAGTTAATCCTATTTTTTGCGAATGGCTTGGTTACCAAGCTGAAGAGTTAAAAGAAAAAACTTTATCGGAATTTACACACCCCGATGATCTTGCAGTGGAATTAGCATACTTAGAGAAATTAAATAGAGGGCTCATACCAAGTTTCCAAATTAAAAAACGTTACCTAACGAAAGACAACCAAACCATTTGGGCAATACTTAATAAATCTATCATACGTGATCATTTAGGAAATCCCATCTATTATTTGGCTCAAACCTTAAATATCACAGATTCCATCCAATCCGAAATGGAACTACGATCCATCTCACGGTTGTTAGACCAGATGGCAAATTTAGCAAAAATTGGAGGTTGGGATTTAGATTTAAAAACAAACCAAGCCAATTGGACCAATGTAACAAAACGAATCCATGAAGTCAGTGATGACTTTGTTCCAAGCGTAGAAACGGGATTACAATTTTATCATAGTGAAGAAAGTCGAAATAAAATCACAAATGCAGTACAAGAACTTTTGGAAACTGGAAAAGAATATGATTTAGAGTTGGAAATGGTGACTGCAAAGGGTAACCAAACATGGATTAGAACCATTGGTCGGGCAGAATATGAAGATGACCGAGTTGTAAAAATCTATGGTATCATCCAAGACATCAACGAAAGAAAAAAATGGGAAATGGCATTGGCTTCGCAAACTGCGATTTTATGGTCATTTGTCGAACATGCTCCTGCAGCCGTTGCCATGCTTGACCAAGAGATGCGATACGTTGCGCTCAGCCAAAGGTGGATTGATGATTATAAAATCCCTCTCACCAAAGAAGAAATCATAGGTAAATGCCATTATGAAATTTTTCCCAACATTGGAGAGGAATGGAAAAATATCCATTCTCGTGGTTTAAAAGGTGAAATTTTAAAAAGAGATGAAGATATTTGGCGGCCACCTGGTTGGGGAAAAGACCAAGTGATCCAATGGGAAATTCGGCCTTGGAGTTTACTTTCGGGTGGAATTGGTGGTATTTTGATGTTCACAAGAGATATTACTGAATCTTATGAAACCAAACTTGAGTTAAAACATGCAAAGGAATTGGCGGAAAATGCCTACAGTGCCAAATCAGAATTTTTAGCGAATATGAGTCATGAGATTCGAACACCTCTGAATGGTATTATTGGTTATTCGGACTTACTTGCAGAAACTTTGGTTGATACTTCTTTCAATGAATATGCTCAAATCGTAAAACAATCAGCACATACTCTTTTGAATATCGTAAATGATATATTAGATTTTTCAAAGGCGGAAGCAGGAAAATTACAATTAGCAGAAGAGGCTAATGACTTAAAAAAATTAGTTCTAGAAGCGATCAAAATTATGGATATCCAAGCAATTATAAAAGGTTTAGATATCAGATTGTTTATTGATGAAAACATTCCGCAAACTTTAATGTTCGATTCCAATCGATTGCGGCAGGTTCTTTTGAATTTAATTGGAAATGCAATTAAATTTACCGAAAAAGGTTTTATCGAATGTAGGCTTGTCCGTTTGGATACAAGTGAAGAAAATGAAGTTAAAATTAGAATTTCTGTAAAAGATACAGGGATTGGAATCGCAAAAGAAAACCAAAAGAAAATTTTTGATTCGTTTACACAGGAAGATTTTTCCACAACACGAAAGTTTGGTGGGACAGGTCTTGGTCTTGCAATTTGTAAGCAACTTTTAAGTTTGATGAAATCAAATTTAAAATTGAATAGTGAAGTTGGAGAAGGGAGTGAATTTTATTTTGAGATTCCATTTCGTATTCCAGAACATGATCCAATTTTACAAAAAGAATCGATAGTAACAACAATTGAATCGAAAGGATTTTCAGATTCCAATACAAAGGAACAGACGATAAAAATATTGGTGGTAGAGGATAACGCAGTCAATATGGGTTTGATGAAAAATTTCATCAAACGAATTATAGACGATGCATTGATTCTCGAAGCTGAGAATGGCGAGGAAGCAATTGCTGTATTTCAAAAAGAATCTCCTAACTTAATCCTTATGGACATACAAATGCCGATTAAAAATGGATATGATGCAACAATCGAAATTCGAAAAATTCATAAAGGGAAAGAAATACCCATCATTGCCGTTACAGCGGGAATCATTGCAGGTGAAAAAGAAAAATGTTTTGAAGTGGGAATGAATGATTATTTGAGTAAACCAATTCAAAAAGAAAATCTAAAACAAATGCTTTTAAAATGGTTAGATACTATAAACTCAAGTATCAAATCGAAATAA
- a CDS encoding Tll0287-like domain-containing protein: MNQIKLKMLVVLLFLIPFSHCQKETMNYESLAIQITNEAKSNLQKKLSTAMSEGGTTSAIPFCKQNALGFTAKMGMANNVTLKRVTDRPRNEKNLLSPEEVLVFKEIQKQKSSAGVFPSRVVSSDTNVTVYVPIPFMGQCVPCHGKKEEMQNETKTTLNKLYPNDMATNYQIGDLRGLFVVIFKN, translated from the coding sequence ATGAACCAGATCAAATTAAAAATGTTAGTAGTTCTCCTGTTCCTAATCCCTTTTTCCCATTGCCAAAAAGAAACTATGAATTATGAATCATTGGCAATTCAAATTACGAATGAAGCAAAATCCAATTTACAAAAAAAACTTTCGACTGCTATGTCTGAAGGAGGGACCACATCTGCCATTCCTTTCTGCAAACAAAATGCCTTAGGTTTCACGGCGAAAATGGGAATGGCAAACAATGTTACATTAAAACGTGTGACGGATAGACCTCGTAATGAGAAAAACCTTCTTTCCCCCGAAGAGGTTTTGGTATTTAAGGAAATCCAAAAGCAGAAATCGAGTGCAGGTGTATTTCCGAGTCGAGTTGTCTCGTCTGATACGAATGTGACAGTGTATGTCCCAATTCCCTTTATGGGACAATGTGTTCCCTGCCATGGAAAAAAAGAAGAAATGCAAAACGAAACCAAAACAACCTTAAATAAACTTTACCCAAATGATATGGCAACCAATTACCAAATTGGAGATCTGCGTGGACTCTTTGTTGTCATTTTCAAGAATTGA
- a CDS encoding YbjN domain-containing protein produces MRFFVSSFLCFTLFFSLVAQSSKGKETELASKSATLYYKVEKNLLKKLLVELGYKILSDEDKLLIVSYQDYKVGLVSGNDSSIQFYSSFNTDKKNKIELANKWNQKMRYSRSYMDADGRLILESDFDYSGGVSEEGIKEFLQKFQILNSQFSTLLILAE; encoded by the coding sequence GTGAGATTTTTTGTTTCATCCTTTTTGTGTTTCACCTTATTTTTTTCACTTGTCGCTCAGTCATCCAAAGGAAAGGAAACAGAATTAGCATCTAAATCTGCCACCTTATATTACAAAGTCGAAAAGAACTTACTCAAAAAACTTTTGGTAGAGTTAGGGTATAAAATTTTAAGTGATGAAGATAAACTTTTGATTGTTTCTTACCAAGATTATAAGGTAGGACTTGTTTCCGGCAATGACTCTTCCATTCAATTTTATTCTTCGTTTAACACAGATAAAAAAAATAAAATCGAATTAGCCAATAAATGGAATCAGAAAATGAGGTATTCAAGAAGTTATATGGATGCTGATGGCCGACTCATATTGGAGAGTGATTTTGATTATTCGGGTGGTGTGAGTGAAGAAGGGATCAAAGAATTTTTACAAAAATTCCAAATCTTAAACTCTCAGTTTAGTACGTTACTGATTTTAGCGGAATAA
- a CDS encoding sensor histidine kinase codes for MVTSSNLLEQFASQMKSKGLLILISIRMVIAWIAVIASVLNFGKPPFLIAIVCALYFLISSYLGKRFIQNERANKLSNPTIMFFLMVDYLVLLSGFYFAIFLHPPGLKALPIQNSIFFTLFFLYQLYISFFLHRTFSMVMGIVVIFGYLGGMYVAYLGGTDIDFGYQLTPQGPNRIVFVLEILKVILLFAKTVCIVKLVSFLLDILENNNQKLSEELNQRETSLIQNDRLVTLGSLASNVAHEIKNPLAGIKSMVSYLLSEEQNYLTNKDPLWYEKEKQIRWKHRSKKEKREELDVILELFPFLERQDRFYFADRCIELGIDYKSFEGILGEDKTSWDFIFLWLKYKTMENASLLITNAIDRTEKVISTFQQFSEPYADKEKSYVRIGNGIRDILILYNQYWEMSRLLVTEIDDQIVTYVNEASMKLVWSHLIFNAIQATEPKTGEIKVKVSSGKSETIEIRIIDNGTGIPNDLQKNIFQPFFTTKEKGEGIGLGLFICKTIITEQNGTISFVSIPGKTEFIVNLPIRKSN; via the coding sequence ATGGTCACATCATCCAATTTACTTGAGCAGTTTGCAAGCCAAATGAAATCAAAAGGGCTTTTGATTTTGATTTCAATCCGAATGGTGATCGCGTGGATTGCAGTGATAGCCTCAGTTTTGAATTTTGGCAAACCTCCATTTTTAATCGCAATAGTTTGTGCCTTATATTTTTTAATCAGTTCTTACCTTGGGAAAAGGTTCATACAGAACGAAAGAGCGAATAAACTTTCGAATCCGACGATTATGTTTTTTTTAATGGTGGATTACCTGGTTTTACTTTCAGGATTTTATTTCGCGATTTTTTTGCACCCACCAGGGTTAAAAGCCTTACCCATCCAAAATTCAATTTTTTTTACTTTGTTTTTTTTATACCAACTCTACATCTCCTTTTTCCTTCACCGAACATTTTCAATGGTGATGGGAATTGTTGTCATCTTTGGCTATCTAGGTGGTATGTATGTTGCTTACCTAGGAGGAACTGACATTGATTTTGGTTACCAACTCACTCCACAGGGTCCGAATCGAATTGTTTTTGTTTTGGAAATTCTGAAAGTCATACTACTATTTGCAAAGACAGTTTGTATTGTTAAATTGGTTTCCTTTTTACTCGATATATTAGAAAACAATAACCAAAAATTATCAGAAGAATTAAACCAAAGGGAAACTAGTTTGATACAGAATGATCGACTTGTAACACTTGGGTCCCTTGCATCGAACGTTGCTCACGAAATCAAAAATCCACTTGCTGGCATTAAATCTATGGTTTCTTACCTTTTGAGTGAAGAACAAAATTATCTTACAAACAAAGACCCACTATGGTATGAAAAGGAAAAACAAATTCGTTGGAAACACCGATCAAAAAAAGAAAAAAGGGAGGAGTTAGATGTAATTCTCGAACTATTTCCTTTTCTCGAACGCCAAGATCGTTTTTATTTTGCAGATCGTTGTATCGAACTTGGTATTGATTATAAAAGTTTTGAAGGGATTTTGGGAGAAGACAAAACATCCTGGGATTTTATTTTTTTATGGTTAAAATACAAAACCATGGAGAATGCAAGTTTACTAATCACAAATGCAATTGATCGAACGGAAAAAGTAATCTCAACCTTCCAACAATTTTCAGAACCATATGCAGATAAAGAAAAATCATACGTTCGTATAGGCAATGGAATTCGTGATATTCTTATTTTATATAACCAGTATTGGGAAATGAGCCGGCTGCTTGTTACGGAAATTGATGACCAAATCGTAACCTATGTAAATGAAGCATCAATGAAATTGGTGTGGTCCCATTTGATTTTTAATGCCATCCAAGCCACAGAACCAAAAACGGGAGAAATCAAAGTGAAAGTATCCTCTGGTAAGTCAGAAACGATTGAAATCAGAATCATCGATAATGGGACTGGAATTCCAAACGACTTACAAAAAAATATTTTCCAACCTTTTTTTACAACCAAGGAGAAGGGGGAAGGCATTGGACTTGGTCTTTTCATTTGCAAAACGATTATTACGGAACAAAATGGAACCATCTCCTTTGTGTCCATTCCTGGGAAAACGGAATTCATTGTGAACTTGCCAATAAGGAAATCGAATTAA